Proteins encoded within one genomic window of Oncorhynchus nerka isolate Pitt River linkage group LG9b, Oner_Uvic_2.0, whole genome shotgun sequence:
- the LOC115114738 gene encoding probable G-protein coupled receptor 148 — MNTTQHLTTQFQMVLSENMAAMANSSHQWYDSLQRWHLELFLIPASLLTLATLLANPILLACILFSRSLRQETRYLLLANTLAADMLFLSLNLVTVVCNTLGVAMLRVLCELVSAVTAAAYCCAVLTVTLKVVDTYVAVRWPLHYHDLLPPARTQKILVGVWLLAAMYPLSLVIVMEVMEDNAPQRSEVCLILISIGKMDSEMMDGVHIYFTMGAVVCTLLILYCYGRLYWVTKTQGIWQSRYSRARVTLLAHGVLLLLYFSPGLVFTVELVLYQRQEVSQDIRVWINTVNMCILMLLPRACAPYLYGLWYRDISDTLLAVLHRRRRLSQVTVA, encoded by the coding sequence atgaatacgacccagcaTCTAACCACACAGTTCCAGATGGTTCTATCAGAGAACATGGCAGCCATGGCCAACAGTTCACACCAGTGGTATGACAGTCTGCAGCGCTGGCACCTGGAGCTCTTCCTGATCCccgcctccctcctcaccctggcCACCCTGCTGGCCAACCCCATCCTCCTGGCCTGCATCCTCTTCTCCCGTTCCCTGCGCCAGGAGACCCGCTACCTCCTCCTGGCCAACACCCTGGCCGCAGACATGCTCTTCCTCTCCCTCAACCTTGTCACTGTAGTCTGTAATACTTTGGGGGTAGCCATGCTGAGGGTACTCTGTGAGCTGGTTTCGGCAGTGACCGCTGCGGCATATTGCTGCGCTGTGCTGACCGTCACACTAAAGGTGGTGGATACATACGTGGCGGTACGTTGGCCCCTCCACTACCACGACCTGCTCCCCCCGGCCCGTACACAAAAGATCCTAGTCGGGGTCTGGCTGTTAGCCGCCATGTACCCCCTCTCCCTGGTCATCGTCATGGAGGTGATGGAGGACAACGCCCCACAGAGGTCAGAGGTGTGTCTCATTCTCATCTCCATAGGCAAGATGGACAGCGAGATGATGGATGGCGTTCACATCTACTTCACCATGGGAGCCGTTGTCTGCACCCTGCTCATCCTGTATTGTTACGGTCGTCTCTACTGGGTCACCAAGACCCAGGGCATCTGGCAGAGCCGCTACTCCCGAGCCCGGGTCACCCTCTTGGCCCACGGGGTTCTGCTCCTGCTCTACTTCAGCCCGGGCCTGGTCTTCACTGTGGAGCTGGTTCTGTACCAGCGCCAGGAGGTCAGCCAGGATATCCGCGTGTGGATTAACACTGTCAATATGTGTATACTGATGCTACTGCCCAGGGCCTGTGCTCCCTACCTGTATGGTCTGTGGTATAGGGATATCTCTGATACTCTGCTGGCGGTGCTGCACCGACGCAGGAGGCTTAGTCAGGTCACTGTGGCCTAG
- the mterf4 gene encoding transcription termination factor 4, mitochondrial, producing MSVQATRRLVLQWTLRNATCPVLNLRTILGSDNVRRGFTTCRLLCSTHNQTSTLHQHTDLSQLQLQPGRELSIRALLDMGFTDTQADQLLEAANKGRGGQSEHASSTLMALFVLGLNPSSVLKVLEKCPELFYVKGTQLQQRMDNLRRLGLLEGSLQRVVSHYPQILTLPLRRVNTVARFLREKCAFTVQQATDIIRDSPAVVQDDLGQLEYKFQYTYFRMGVKQAEMVKSKLFRVTLEEVRCRHSFLERRGLYQTPDKKGQTLIVNPKLKDILAVAEETYLADIAMATQEEFKVFQKLKAREWQEEDEEQERDMGADSDDDDEEEDEDEEDMKSGYRQRRKK from the exons ATGAGCGTTCAAGCAACCAGACGTCTG GTTCTACAATGGACCCTGAGAAATGCAACCTGCCCAGTCCTGAACCTAAGAACCATTCTTGGGAGTGACAATGTACGACGAGGTTTCACGACATGCAGACTCCTCTGTTCCACCCACAACCAGACTAGCACCCTGCATCAACATACGGACCTGTCACAGCTCCAACTGCAGCCGGGCAGGGAGCTATCCATACGGGCTCTACTTGACATGGGCTTCACAGACACGCAGGCAGATCAACTCTTAGAGGCAGCAAACAAGGGTCGAGGGGGGCAGAGTGAACATGCCTCTTCCACACTCATGGCTCTGTTCGTCCTGGGCCTCAACCCATCTAGTGTGCTGAAAGTCCTGGAGAAGTGTCCAGAGTTGTTTTACGTAAAGGGCACTCAGCTGCAGCAACGTATGGACAACCTGAGGAGACTAGGGCTGCTTGAAG GAAGTCTGCAGCGGGTGGTGAGCCACTACCCCCAGATCCTGACCCTGCCTTTGAGGAGGGTGAACACAGTGGCCAGGTTCCTCAGGGAGAAGTGTGCCTTCACCGTCCAGCAGGCCACTGACATCATCAGAGACTCTCCAGCCGTGGTGCAGGATGACCTGGGACAGCTGGAGTACAAGTTCCAG TACACTTACTTCCGCATGGGGGTCAAGCAGGCGGAGATGGTGAAGTCCAAGCTGTTCCGTGTCACCCTGGAGGAAGTACGCTGCAGACACAGCTTCCTGGAGCGCAGGGGGCTGTACCAGACCCCAGACAAGAAGGGCCAGACTCTCATAGTCAACCCCAAACTCAAAGACATCCTAGCCGTCGCCGAGGAAACTTACCTCGCTGACATCGCCATGGCAACACAGGAGGAGTTTAAGGTGTTTCAGAAGCTGAAGGCGAGAGAATGgcaggaggaggacgaggagcagGAGAGGGACATGGGAGCTGACAGTGATGATGACGATGAAGAGGAAGACGAAGATGAGGAAGACATGAAAAGTGGCTATAGGCAGAGGAGAAAGAAATGA
- the LOC115114748 gene encoding probable G-protein coupled receptor 148: MVDTGQRRGRRHVGSVEMAAEENQVVLSLLCAFGTWYNSSGHAERHSRISSETSGNTSDTTNTTTNSFQRQVELFTREWHVFLPPRQSRAMHVCPILGFLAVSLVIPVILTRILTSPWMRQETRYLLLANALLSDMLFVSLYMVSACLNATGVLMSEWACSTILFLLGLLYCVGIFSTKAMVLDTSLAVMAPLRYYALWPVSRTRRAIAGIWAVSIFLPAASVGVLVWYHSTGPCSLHICSLPLLLVLTVSQSTPMQVSMLLAVTGVLLILLLVFSGYVVLYCRTRMSGVWRGERSSRAKGTFLIHYLHLILSFLPMLVLLIKLLLYCHLDALDLRANLWVSLVVCNILLVLPKALAPYLYGLRYRHLCEALLAFYGLKRPTAVSPVL; the protein is encoded by the exons ATGGTGGACACTGGGCAAAGAAGAGGGAGACGGCACGTTGGCTCTGTAGAGATGGCCGCTGAAGAGAACCAAGtggtcctgtctctcctctgtgccTTTGGGACCTGGTACAACAGCTCTGGCCACGCTGAGAGACATAGCAGAATCTCCTCTGAGACCAGCGGCAACACCTCAGACACGACAAACACGACTACCAACTCCTTCCAGAGACAGGTGGAGCTGTTCACCCGCGAGTGGCACGTCTTCCTGCCTCCGCGCCAGTCCAGGGCCATGCATGTTTGCCCCATCCTGGGCTTCCTGGCGGTTTCTCTGGTCATTCCTGTCATCCTCACCCGAATCCTGACCAG cccctggATGCGCCAGGAGACCCGCTACCTCCTCCTAGCCAATGCGTTGCTAAGCGACATGCTGTTCGTGTCGCTGTACATGGTGAGTGCCTGTCTGAATGCGACGGGCGTACTGATGTCAGAGTGGGCGTGCTCTACCATCCTCTTCCTGCTGGGGTTGCTGTACTGCGTTGGGATCTTCAGTACCAAGGCCATGGTGCTGGACACCTCACTGGCTGTGATGGCTCCACTTCGATACTATGCCCTGTGGCCCGTCTCCAG gactaGGAGGGCGATTGCTGGTATCTGGGCTGTGTCTATTTTCTTACCAGCAGCATCTGTAGGGGTGCTTGTGTGGTACCACTCTACTGGACCCTGTTCCCTACACATTTGCTCCCTGCCCCTCCTGCTGGTCCTCACCGTCAGCCAGTCCACTCCCATGCAG GTGTCCATGCTGCTGGCAGTCACAGGCGTCCTCCTCATTCTGCTCCTGGTCTTCTCTGGCTATGTCGTTCTGTACTGTCGCACCCGCATGTCTGGCGTGTGGAGAGGTGAACGCTCGTCCCGGGCCAAAGGCACATTCCTCATCCACTACCTCCACCTCATCCTGTCCTTCCTGCCCATGTTGGTGCTTCTCATCAAGCTACTGCTCTACTGCCACCTTGATGCCCTGGACCTGCGTGCCAACCTGTGGGTGTCTCTGGTGGTGTGTAACATCCTCCTGGTGCTCCCCAAGGCCCTGGCTCCCTACCTGTACGGCCTCAGGTACAGGCACCTGTGTGAGGCCTTGTTGGCCTTTTATGGGCTGAAGCGGCCCACCGCCGTCTCGCCTGTCTTGTGA